In Vibrio bathopelagicus, the following are encoded in one genomic region:
- a CDS encoding DUF3693 domain-containing protein: protein MYQSKLLDAYKKAQNYVQDKQIAHDLHIQPSRISEMRKGRRYISDNEAVFLAENSGIDPEIALLGCHADRNENPEIKQMWEHIAKKYNGLGLKAISMTCAGLALMATTPNKALANCVLLAELC from the coding sequence ATGTATCAAAGTAAACTGTTAGACGCCTACAAAAAGGCGCAAAACTACGTACAAGACAAGCAAATTGCACACGACTTACATATACAACCGTCTAGAATTAGTGAAATGCGTAAAGGAAGACGCTATATATCTGATAATGAAGCAGTTTTTCTTGCTGAGAACTCAGGTATCGATCCTGAGATAGCATTGTTAGGATGTCACGCTGACCGCAACGAAAATCCAGAGATTAAACAGATGTGGGAACACATTGCAAAAAAGTACAACGGGCTAGGATTAAAAGCGATTTCAATGACTTGCGCGGGATTAGCACTGATGGCAACCACCCCAAATAAAGCACTAGCCAACTGCGTATTATTAGCAGAGTTATGTTGA
- a CDS encoding helix-turn-helix domain-containing protein, with protein MNQEDVAKSISIAKSTYIKYEKGTQSPQLEIVEKLSNLYGVTLSEIIGNEKPELDDQLTSRMALIKELSEEEKKSIMLVIDGLIYRHQNIELMRKL; from the coding sequence TTGAATCAGGAAGATGTAGCAAAATCGATAAGTATTGCTAAATCGACATACATCAAATATGAAAAAGGAACACAATCACCACAACTGGAAATTGTGGAAAAGCTGTCAAATTTATACGGTGTGACGCTCTCAGAGATAATAGGAAATGAAAAACCGGAACTGGATGATCAACTTACATCTAGAATGGCTCTGATAAAGGAATTGAGTGAAGAAGAAAAGAAGTCAATCATGTTAGTCATTGATGGCTTGATATACAGACACCAAAACATCGAGTTAATGAGGAAGTTATAA